In the genome of Neodiprion pinetum isolate iyNeoPine1 chromosome 2, iyNeoPine1.2, whole genome shotgun sequence, one region contains:
- the LOC124212255 gene encoding uncharacterized protein, with amino-acid sequence PHNEERAQGQLIFLRNACPKTQKKEILLALEDTFNIRRSAPERIFEDFPRFLDTPYLINADFRLMHPNIKVTNFSADTGTPLDNAPIKTAQPCLLAVGPNKAAISSYFIAVEKKVLPIDATDSSAAFDTLFKCHFVFNTNFDTNLSMYYNFLQEFYYKMESNVRFTARMREVRAWLTQI; translated from the exons CCTCACAATGAGGAACGTGCGCAAGGACAGTTGATCTTCCTCCGCAATGCCTGTCCtaagacacaaaaaaaagaaattttattggcaCTGGAAGATACGTTTAACATAAGAAGATCCGCACCTGAAAGGATTTTTGAGGATTTTCCTAGATTTTTGGATACGCCATACCTG ATTAACGCTGACTTTCGTCTTATGCATCCCAATATAAaggtcacaaatttttcagcagAT ACTGGGACTCCATTGGACAACGCTCCGATAAAAACTGCACAGCCGTGCTTACTTGCTGTGGGACCAAACAAGGCAGCAATATCATCGTACTTCATTGCTGTTGAGAAAAAGGTGCTTCCCATAGATGCAACGGATTCATCAGCTGCGTTCGACACATTGTTTAAGTGCCACTTCGTATTTAATACAAACTTCGATACCAACTTAAGTATGTATTACAATTTCCTGcaagaattttattacaaaatggAAAGCAATGTTCGTTTTACGGCACGAATGCGCGAAGTTCGTGCCTGGCTCACTCAAATTTGA